The Myxocyprinus asiaticus isolate MX2 ecotype Aquarium Trade chromosome 36, UBuf_Myxa_2, whole genome shotgun sequence genome segment taattgttctattttttacttgttaaacgattttaaaagtttaagtaaaaaaaaattgattggacaccattttgataatgaaatgaaattaaactttaaaacatggaattctggaaaaattatttaaaaaaaaataaataaaaaaaaaggaaaaaaggatttggggaaaaaataaaacagtagggccctacttaaaaacaaacaagtgttagaaacacttgaagcaaacatgcatatcttttaatttattatttaaattgaaatttaatttaaataggctaaaggagtgtgttcaatagcacattatcgtATTAGCAAATTTTGTctttggtatcgaaattggtatcgagaaccgtgaaatttcactggaatcggtaccaactactgacatttttgttttgtgacaACACTAGTAGAAGCATATGGTTTTCCTGTATGGACTGCTTTGACTTACTGGTCACTATATGctattgttgtatggaaaagagcagcttggacatttttaaacattgtgttccattgaagaaaatcatactggtttgaaactgCAAGAggatgagtaattgatgacagaatttttgttttcgGGCAAACATTTAGGAACCTTTTAAGTCTTGTATCGGGTTGGATGGTGAAACACAATAGACAAGTTTTTCTGAACCGTACTTTTTTGTGTAAACATGGAACATAAGTCAATTTGCTGTTTATCATTATCCGTTAATTTGGACGGGACACACAACCTGTTACAGTGCTTGATGTTTAAACAAAACCTGTAGAGAACACTAGTACTGCACCAAGACAATAGGACGTTCCGATTCATTTGTAGTAGTAGGTCAGAGTTCATTTGAATTTCTCCATGTTAATTAGCAGAAAATCAAAGTTTCTCACCCTGCTGATGTAGAGTTTCTCTATACATTTTCTATACAGTTTATAAAAATGTCTGTCTAAACTCCGTACAATGACCATTACTTGGTTCAAGTCTAAAAATGCTTGCGGCACATCTCTTGCACTGCAGTTTTGAGGTGTGAATTGATGGTTAAATGAAGCGCAGGTCTGTGTGTTTGGATTAGGCCTCTCTGCCTGGATTGAGCTAATTGTCCCATTTCAGAAACAGTGAATCATGCCTCTGTTTGTCCCTATGTCCTTCTGAGAGAGAGGAGGGGTGCGCTGCGGGAGGGATGGAGAGAGGAAATAATCcacagaaaacaaagaaaatggaTGTGTTTGAATTTTGTAGTGTCGGTTTAAGATTCATGTTATAACATCAAGCTGATCATGTATGACGTTAAAAGGTTGTTGATGACACAGCGAGATTAAAAaacccatgaaatggcttgactagCACAGTTTCTTtcatgtgttgacatatttcctattgggacatattgaagggctccTTACTTCAAAAAGAAATAGGCAATAGGATTTGGTTTACATAAAAGCAGTGAAACATGATTTGCTGCTTACTAATGCTAGTCAAAGGCAGGTGATATGTTTCTAATTAGGAGGAGGGacgttctcattctagagagcatttgattggacaaaaatgtggatATGCCTgttagtgcaagatgagtcatcaatacaTTTTGGTCAGTTTTCAATGAAGAGAGTTTCAGAAGCAGAGCaagttttgatgaaagattacaaaaacaaacatcatTTTTCTTTGGAATATTGTGGACCAATAATTATGCACCCATATGTGAATTTGTATTAAAGTAAAtagattggtaacactttacaataaggttccattcattagcattagttaatgcattaggtgtcatgaacatttacagcatttattcatctttgttaatgtcaggtaataaaaatacaataatttattgttagttcatagtgcattaatgttaacaaatacaacttttgattttaaaatgtgttagtttatgttgaaattaccattaaccaagattaataaatgctgtgcaagtattgttcattgttagttcatgttaactaattaactaatgttaacaaattgaaccttattgtaaattgttaccaatagattttatttttttaatttcatattgATTTTAAAAGCTCTCCTTTGAGGTGGGCTCTACTATTCACAAAGCTTTGCATGTTGAACGCAAGAAATAATGATTGTTTATCATTCTTCCTTTTGGATGTTCAGCGGACATTATTTCAACTGTTGAATTTAACTATTCTGGGGAGTTACTAGCCACAGGAGACAAAGGTGGAAGAGTTGTCATATTTCAGCGGGAACAGGAGGTGATGTAACCCAAAGATTTTTATTGCATTTCATAATTTTCAAAAATGATGTGACTCAATTTGAAGTTTAATTTGTGTTCAATAATGTTGAATCACAGAGTAAAAACCGCTCACTCTCAAGAGGGGAATACAACGTATACAGCACTTTTCAGAGTCATGAACCTGAGTTTGATTACTTGAAAAGTTTAGAAATTGAGGAGAAGATCAATAAAATCAGATGGCTCCCACAACAGAATGCTGCACACTTTCTGCTCTCCACAAACGGTATGTGAAATTTATATgagatttttgtttgtgtatctATCGCTCTGTTCCTGAACCTTGTGACTTCCCTTGATAGTGACCTTCCTTGTAATACTAGTAACCTAATGGTTGTAGttacctacctagacagcatgcTAAGGTTTCAAAAGGGTAAGCATCGTCACCTTCAAGGACAAGGCAATTGCATGCTTTGCATTAAGTACATTGCAGTGAGCCAAAATGAAGGGACGAAGTGAGGGAAATGTTGATTCTAGATATACTTTTCATCAGTACTAAAAATTTTCAATATAAGTtttatatttagttaaaaatctaCTTTTTATGCAGTTTTTGTCTATGCCAGGTATTTTATGCAGTTGATTTGTATGTATTTTAGAGTTctgcattgttagcttagcaacatgctaatggtaAACTATTGAAATCAATGTTGATTTCATTCAGTATTAAAAATAATCAAGATAAAAGTTTAATCTAGTTAAAAATGGACCTTTTACGAAATATTTGTCCTCTGTATTTTACCgttttgttagcttagcaacatgctaatgctaaagttaattgaaatcaattgtgagttcAGTCTTCCACGCgtcgcttaaaggaatagttcacccaaaaatgaaaatttgctgataatttactcaccctcaggccatccaagatgtatctgtgtttctatcttcatcaaaatagaatttaagatttttaggatttcatttcaggcctcctcctcttaacaatgcaagtgaatgtcctccattttttgacggcccaaaatgcatatttagggtgcatcaaaataatccacacgactccagtcgacaaataaagtttatctgaatgcaaacgattgattatttttagaaacaaaacgacacttatatactttttaactacaaatgttcgcttccgtacatctctgtgacgtgcgctcatgagagggatgacataagctcgtcggtaaggtcacgtggaggaggagtcaggaagcgcgtcgttgtttacaagagaaacttgcacagagcacagaccaaaacagtccaaaacaatttcagaacaatattaaataaaataaaaacccatttccaaataataataatacaattaaataaaaaacaatgtaaacagtgACGTGCAGAAAagtcttaaattttgttttgatgaagaatctcagatacatcttggatggcctgagggtgagtaaattatcagcaaattttcatttttgggtgaactgttcctttaaggagcACTTTTTTGCATAGTGCTTACTATGTAGAGTGATCCAAAACAGTGACTTATAAGGATTCATTTCAGTTAGAATGTACcttcctatgtaggcagtagacagcaaggctgcttactagggtttggaacaaaacTTCAATATCTGTATGGATGTGGaatgattttgatttgttttattttctcttatCAAAAAGACAAAACCATCAAACTATGGAAAATCAGCGAAAGGGATAAACGAGCAGAAGGATACAACCTTAAAGACGAGGACGGAAGACTGCGAGATCAGTTTCGAATTACATCACTACGGGTAAGTCTGTCATTCCTGTTCACAGCTGAATTTTCGAGCAAGTGCAGCCATTAACAATGAAGGGttagtttgtaatttatgaatacGAAATGCGGGCTAAGAGTCTTGACGGTATATACTATTGCATGGAAGAAACGTGTCGTCAGGTAAAGAGTTTAAGAATTTCTCACATGATTGAGAAGAGAATTCCTTAGCCAACGAAATGCAACAGAAATCAGGAAGCATTACCTTTCACATGAATCCAGGATGGGATGCAGACTTATTTCTTTATTCTTTGCCTAGTTAATATTTCATGAAGTGACTCTCTCTGGTGTTTTGCAGGTTCCTGTGTTGATGCCGATGGACTTGATGGTGGAAGCCAGCCCACGCAGAATATTCGCAAACGCACATACATATCACATCAATTCCATTTCAGTAAATAGTGATTATGAAACATACCTTTCTGCAGACGACCTCAGAATAAACCTCTGGCATTTAGAAATCACAGATAGAAGTTTTAGTATcctttgcataatcagtgacgtcTTTGGCGTTTTATTGCATATGTTACCTCCCATCTAGATCTGAATGTGTTTGGCTATAAAGGGggttatatatatattccacttcctcattatttcattacatGCTGCTGGAATAGATATCGACtgttttaaactgtgtttgaagTTCTCTGCTACTCTACTGTGGGTTTCCTTCACTGTTTCCCCCCTCAGACATTGTAGATATAAAGCCAGCCAATATGGAGGAGCTGACGGAGGTGATAACAGCGGCCGAGTGCCACCCACATCAGTGTAACGTCTTTGTATACAGCAGTAGTAAAGGAACCATTCGCCTCTGTGACATGAGGGCTGCCGCACTCTGCGATAGACATAGCAAATGTGAGTGTTTACACTGTTGTAATGATATTCCTCTGAACTGTCTGGTTAGAGATTGTTCTAAACCTCCAACCCTAAGGATCAAAATTCTGCAATTCAATCTGAACTGTTTAACGCACAGACTCCATTCAAGCTTTTCTAGATAACTTCCGTCTTAGGGGCACTATGTAGTGGTGTAGCGGCTGCgtagctcagtaagtaaagacgctgactaccacccctggagtcgtgagttcgaatccagggcgtgctgagtgactccagccaggtctcctaagcaaccaaattggcccggttgctaggcagggtagtgtcacatggagtaacctcctcgtggacgctataatgtggttctcgctctcggtggggcacatggtgttgtgcgtggatgccgcggagaatagtgtgggcctccacaagccacattataagatgcgcggattgatggtctcaaacgcggaggcaattgagattcgtcctccaccaaccGGATTGAGttaagtcactacgccaccatgaggacttagagcgcattgggaattgggcattccaaattggggggaaaaggggagaaaaaaattaagataacttctacatatactaatacattttctaacatcgaaaatgttttataaaatatgTTAACAGTGTTTATATTATATGTTTACAGTGTTTAGTGTCTATATTAGTGATATAATCAGTAATTATAATCACTAAAATCTAATCATTAAATTAGTGATTAACATATATGATCTAACAATTATAGTATACATATTATAGatgaataataataagtaatatatatatatatatatatatatatatatatatatataataataattatatataaatatattatcaataataataatatagattaatgcttttacaattgttcataaaATTATTGATTAACATTATGATCTAACAGTCAATTGTTGTATACATATTAtagattaattaataataataatatataatatatgtatatattgtgcatatataataaataatgatgatatataaatatattattatcaataataataatatagattaATAACTGCTTTtaaaattgtttgttcatgataactaatgcattaaaggaatattccgggttcgatgcaagttaagctcaatcgacagcattttttgaataatgttgattagcacaaaaatgtattttgactcgtccctccttttcttttaagcTGAAGTAATtcaataaaatactcactgtttcaaaagtattccCACAAGATGTTAGCAGTACAgtatgttatcatgattttagtgtgaaaaattgcttgctaaccatttatgtgtgaagttatatccaaatttacaacattgttgccatAAGGATGAAATGCCGTAAACACCGAAACTTATTCGAAATTTTggctcaaaaatatatatatggagaataattaatgaaagtgcttttataaaatttgaaGCTTCACATTACTGCCTTTTTATACCCTccaataattggccccattcacttccattgtacgtgcctcactgtaacctcgatttttgctgctttttttttttttttttttttttaaggagggacaagttgaaattaactttgtggtaatcaacattatgccacaaatactgttgattgagcttaacttgtattgaacccggaatattcctttaactaatggTAATGTTATCTTATTGTCAAGTGTTGCCCAGCATTTATTGTACACTATCTGTTTGTACACTGATTTGAGATTTGATATTTCTTTCTTGcatatatttttgtcatttatagCCGCCTTTAACTTCCTTGCCTATTTTTAACCATTTACTTCATGTAAGACTTTAAAATGATTCTTATGCTGCTTTGTAAACACTGATATTTAGTAGCTAACATAGTTTAGTTATTTTATATGTAGCCAAACTAGCCATCATAGTCTTGATGGAGGTACTCTCagctatttgcaaaagaaattttAGTTTCTACCCCTGTATTTTTCTCTTCCTGTTTTATTCCCTCTTTGTAAATTCCATGACATGGTCACTGAACTTTCTGTGTATGTTACTAACCATGACCTCAATCGATAGCATCCCCTAAAACACAATCAGACTCTTTCACTGCATGGCCATGGAAAGTTGTGTCCCGTTTTGTCTGTTTTTGCAATATGTTTCCACTGTTTAATGTCTGCAAGCTCTTATGTTATGTAATCAGCAGATTATGTAATTAATCGAACGCCATGTTCTCAACAAACATAACAGCGCAACTCTGGCTATTTAGTCCCTGTCAGATCCGCTATGTGCAAAACAACAGACACTTGACTGCATGAATTTAAAAATGCTGTCATTGGAGACGTGTTTCCAAAATTTACTTTATTTGGAGAATTTGTTAAGCTGATCTCAAACTGGCTGTGTTTGTAATGGTGTATTGCTAACTAAATACTGTGCACTATATGCTTAAGTTATACTGCAGAAATGGTTGTATTGGTGGTATGCTATTCTGAACGACTAGACATTGTCTTTTACACAAATATTTGATTTCTTTGGTCCTCCAAAGTTTTTGAGGAGCCAGAAGACCCTAGCAGTCGGTCGTTCTTCTCGGAAATCATCTCCTCTATTTCCGATGTCAAGTTCAGCCACAGCGGCAGATACATGATGACCCGCGATTATCTCTCCGTGAAGGTCTGGGA includes the following:
- the LOC127427328 gene encoding serine/threonine-protein phosphatase 2A 55 kDa regulatory subunit B delta isoform isoform X2, whose product is MADIISTVEFNYSGELLATGDKGGRVVIFQREQESKNRSLSRGEYNVYSTFQSHEPEFDYLKSLEIEEKINKIRWLPQQNAAHFLLSTNDKTIKLWKISERDKRAEGYNLKDEDGRLRDQFRITSLRVPVLMPMDLMVEASPRRIFANAHTYHINSISVNSDYETYLSADDLRINLWHLEITDRSFNIVDIKPANMEELTEVITAAECHPHQCNVFVYSSSKGTIRLCDMRAAALCDRHSKFFEEPEDPSSRSFFSEIISSISDVKFSHSGRYMMTRDYLSVKVWDLNMENRPIETYQVHEYLRSKLCSLYENDCIFDKFECCWNGSDSAIMTGSYNNFFRMFDRNTRRDITLEASRENSKPRAMLKPRKVCTGGKRKKDEISVDSLDFNKKILHTAWHPKENVIAVAATNNLYIFQDKMN
- the LOC127427328 gene encoding serine/threonine-protein phosphatase 2A 55 kDa regulatory subunit B delta isoform isoform X1, whose translation is MAGVGGSNDFQWCFSQVKGAIDEDVAEADIISTVEFNYSGELLATGDKGGRVVIFQREQESKNRSLSRGEYNVYSTFQSHEPEFDYLKSLEIEEKINKIRWLPQQNAAHFLLSTNDKTIKLWKISERDKRAEGYNLKDEDGRLRDQFRITSLRVPVLMPMDLMVEASPRRIFANAHTYHINSISVNSDYETYLSADDLRINLWHLEITDRSFNIVDIKPANMEELTEVITAAECHPHQCNVFVYSSSKGTIRLCDMRAAALCDRHSKFFEEPEDPSSRSFFSEIISSISDVKFSHSGRYMMTRDYLSVKVWDLNMENRPIETYQVHEYLRSKLCSLYENDCIFDKFECCWNGSDSAIMTGSYNNFFRMFDRNTRRDITLEASRENSKPRAMLKPRKVCTGGKRKKDEISVDSLDFNKKILHTAWHPKENVIAVAATNNLYIFQDKMN